A genomic window from Cytobacillus suaedae includes:
- a CDS encoding glucose-1-phosphate adenylyltransferase, with product MMIRKKCVAMLLAGGKGSRLNSLTQDLAKPAVPFGGKYRIIDFTLSNCTNSGIDTVGVLTQYQPLLLHSYIGIGSAWDLDRKNGGVTVLPPYAESSGVKWYSGTASAIYQNVTYLKQYDPEYVLILSGDHIYKMDYAKMLEFHISKNADVSISVIEVPWDEADRFGIMNTNEDMEILEFEEKPEFPKNNLASMGIYIFKWSVLKEYLELDDQNSESSHDFGKDVIPLLLKDQKKLIAYPFKGYWKDVGTVKSLWEANMDLLREDSELNLFDQSWRIYSVNPNQPPQFISPTADVNESLVNEGCVIEGSAYHSVLFQGSHIGEGSIIKESVIMPDAKIGKNVFIERAIIPPGIHIPDGTVIRSEPEDDIILVTEDMIMVNK from the coding sequence ATGATGATCAGAAAAAAGTGCGTCGCAATGCTATTGGCAGGGGGCAAGGGAAGTAGGTTAAACTCATTAACTCAAGACTTGGCAAAGCCTGCTGTTCCTTTTGGTGGTAAATATAGAATTATTGACTTTACCTTGAGCAATTGTACAAATTCCGGAATTGATACTGTTGGTGTGCTTACACAATATCAACCTCTCTTACTACATTCTTATATCGGTATTGGTAGTGCATGGGACCTCGATCGCAAAAATGGTGGAGTTACAGTCCTTCCACCATATGCAGAGTCTTCAGGAGTGAAATGGTACTCTGGTACGGCCAGTGCAATCTATCAGAATGTAACCTACTTAAAACAATATGACCCAGAATATGTGTTGATATTATCAGGAGATCATATTTATAAAATGGATTATGCTAAAATGCTAGAATTCCATATTAGTAAAAATGCAGATGTGTCGATTTCAGTCATTGAAGTACCTTGGGATGAAGCAGACCGATTTGGAATTATGAATACAAACGAGGACATGGAGATTCTAGAGTTTGAAGAAAAACCAGAATTTCCTAAAAATAACTTAGCATCTATGGGCATATATATTTTTAAGTGGTCTGTTCTAAAGGAGTATTTAGAATTAGATGACCAAAATTCAGAATCAAGTCATGATTTCGGCAAAGATGTAATTCCACTGTTATTAAAAGACCAGAAAAAGTTAATTGCATATCCTTTTAAGGGCTATTGGAAGGATGTAGGAACGGTAAAGAGTTTATGGGAAGCTAATATGGATTTGTTACGTGAGGATTCTGAATTAAATTTATTTGATCAATCTTGGCGCATTTATTCGGTTAATCCAAATCAGCCACCACAATTTATCTCTCCAACTGCAGATGTTAATGAATCGCTTGTAAATGAAGGATGTGTAATTGAAGGAAGTGCTTACCATTCTGTTTTATTTCAAGGTTCTCATATTGGTGAGGGTTCAATTATAAAAGAGTCTGTCATCATGCCAGATGCAAAAATTGGTAAAAACGTCTTTATTGAAAGAGCCATTATTCCACCAGGCATCCATATTCCAGATGGGACGGTCATTCGTTCAGAACCGGAAGATGACATTATCCTCGTTACAGAAGACATGATTATGGTGAATAAATAA
- the glgB gene encoding 1,4-alpha-glucan branching enzyme: MILTLPTNHDIHLFHEGNLFKSYQLFGAHLTVQNGVEGTQFTVWAPHAAKVNIVGNFNQWEGDNHPLDKINNEGIWTNFFPGLVDGDIYKYEITTDDGDILLKSDPYAFYSEVRPATASVIYNLDGYKWNDKAWQKNKRSTHDRPLNIYEVHVGSWKLKNDGSYYSYEELSEILIPYVLEHGFTHIEILPLVEHPLDKSWGYQGTGYYSATSRYGTPHGLMYLIDQCHQHGIGVIMDWVPGHFCKDSHGLYLFDGKPTYEYSYSHDRENKVWGTANFDLSKPEVQSFLISNALFWIDYFHIDGFRVDAVANMIYWPTSQEGEQRPNPFALEFLKKLNNAVHEFDHSVLMIAEDSTVWPKVTSPVSEDGLGFSYKWNMGWMNDILTYMQASPYERKKLHNKVTFSLLYAFSEKYILPFSHDEVVHGKKSMLDKMPGDYWDKFAQLRLLYGYLITHPGKKLLFMGGEFGQFSEWKDDSELDWNLDDYRMHQHLREYSKELFKIYKKQRSLYELDNSDEGFEWIDVNNHDQSIFSFVRKGKKENDLTVIVCNFTPETYHEYKVGVPLLASYKEVMNSDDTAFGGSGQINKGKLIGEEGQYHGKPFHIKMTIPPYGISIVRPIKSRGEKNNDDQKKVRRNAIGRGQGK, translated from the coding sequence GTGATCTTAACTCTTCCAACTAATCATGATATTCATTTATTTCATGAAGGAAATCTATTTAAAAGCTACCAGTTATTTGGAGCACATCTAACAGTACAAAATGGTGTGGAGGGAACACAGTTCACTGTCTGGGCACCACATGCAGCAAAAGTAAACATTGTAGGTAACTTTAATCAATGGGAAGGAGACAATCATCCTTTAGATAAGATAAATAATGAGGGAATCTGGACGAATTTTTTCCCGGGATTAGTCGATGGGGACATATATAAGTATGAGATCACTACAGACGATGGCGATATCCTCTTAAAGTCTGACCCCTATGCATTTTATTCTGAAGTAAGACCGGCTACAGCCTCTGTTATTTATAATCTTGATGGCTATAAATGGAATGATAAGGCATGGCAAAAAAATAAAAGGTCTACTCATGATAGGCCCTTAAATATTTATGAAGTGCATGTAGGTTCTTGGAAATTAAAGAATGATGGTAGTTACTACTCTTATGAAGAGCTATCAGAAATTCTTATCCCTTACGTTCTAGAACATGGGTTTACTCATATAGAAATCTTACCCCTAGTAGAACATCCACTTGATAAATCTTGGGGTTACCAGGGAACTGGCTATTACTCTGCAACAAGTCGATATGGGACACCTCATGGGTTAATGTATCTTATTGACCAATGTCATCAACATGGCATTGGTGTCATTATGGATTGGGTACCAGGTCACTTTTGTAAAGATTCTCACGGTCTATATTTATTTGATGGAAAGCCTACCTATGAATATAGCTATAGTCATGATCGCGAAAACAAAGTGTGGGGCACAGCAAACTTTGATTTATCAAAGCCTGAAGTTCAAAGCTTTCTAATTTCAAATGCACTATTTTGGATTGATTACTTTCATATTGACGGATTCAGAGTGGATGCAGTAGCAAATATGATTTATTGGCCTACTAGCCAAGAGGGAGAACAAAGACCGAATCCTTTTGCTTTAGAGTTTTTGAAAAAGCTAAACAATGCAGTGCACGAGTTTGATCATTCTGTCCTAATGATTGCAGAGGATTCTACGGTTTGGCCAAAGGTTACTAGTCCAGTAAGTGAAGATGGTCTAGGATTTTCATATAAGTGGAATATGGGTTGGATGAATGACATTTTAACATACATGCAAGCTTCTCCATATGAAAGAAAAAAATTACATAATAAAGTGACGTTTTCCCTTTTATATGCATTTTCTGAGAAGTATATTTTACCTTTTTCCCACGATGAAGTTGTTCATGGGAAAAAATCAATGCTTGATAAAATGCCAGGTGATTATTGGGATAAGTTTGCTCAGTTAAGGCTGCTGTATGGCTACTTAATCACACATCCTGGAAAAAAACTTCTTTTCATGGGTGGAGAGTTCGGTCAATTCTCTGAGTGGAAGGATGATAGCGAACTAGATTGGAACCTTGATGATTATAGAATGCATCAACATTTAAGAGAGTATAGTAAAGAGTTATTCAAGATATATAAAAAGCAAAGGTCTTTATACGAGCTAGATAATTCTGATGAGGGATTTGAATGGATTGATGTAAACAACCATGATCAAAGCATATTTTCTTTTGTGCGAAAAGGAAAGAAAGAGAATGATTTAACAGTGATTGTGTGTAACTTCACACCAGAAACCTACCATGAGTACAAAGTGGGAGTACCGTTATTAGCTTCTTATAAAGAAGTAATGAATAGTGATGATACAGCCTTTGGAGGTTCTGGTCAAATAAACAAAGGGAAATTGATTGGTGAAGAAGGTCAGTACCATGGTAAACCTTTTCACATTAAAATGACAATCCCGCCATATGGTATTTCAATCGTACGTCCGATTAAAAGCAGAGGGGAGAAAAATAATGATGATCAGAAAAAAGTGCGTCGCAATGCTATTGGCAGGGGGCAAGGGAAGTAG